The DNA window AATTTTAGACGAATCCCAATCGTGCCGACACATAAAGCGTATCGTTTTGAACCCGCATATAGCAGGTGGGTGTCCTCTTTATTACTTCTGACGTCCCATTGAAAGGCATGTCATTCATAATAAAAGTTAGACTCCCGACGATATAATTGTTCGGTCAAAACTGATGGGCATGATGCGAACACATCAGGATTCGTGTTACTTGTATAATAGCATATGGATTTATAAACTTCAATTAATTTATCGCATTATTATTAGACTATTCTGAATAATTTATTATAGGAATAAATACTCAGAGTATTATTCAATGGAGGGTTCTTTATCCAATAAGTCGCTTGTGAATAAGATCAAATGAATTATCCTATGTGCCAAAGAATTTAAATATACTAGAGTTTCACTTTAAAAAAAGCCAATGAAAAATTAACTTGGAAGTAGTAGTACAACCTGTCTTTTTTGAATATTATGCAAAGACACGATATCTACGGAGGGCTCCCTTATGAATTCCTTAATAACCTACTTCATCTTAGGTGTTTCATTAGCAGCACCGATCGGCCCTGTTAAGGCGACCTTATTAAATACAGGTATTAAGAATGGATTTTTTCATGCTTGGTTTTTTGGTCTTGGTGCTATCGCAACCGACATCCTTTACATGTTAATGGTATATTTCGGGGTCGGACAATTTATCGATAATCCGTTTATGAAAACATTCTTATGGTCCTTTGGTTTTTTTGTTCTTATATATACAGGGATAGAAAATTTACTGACACTCCATACTATTTCGATGGATCCAAAATTTCGCAAAGTAGTTCGTCTGAGACACTCATTTTTAGCTGGCTTACTCGTGGCACTACTAAATCCATTGACCATCCTTTTTTGGTTGGGTATATATGGTTCTATCTTAGTAGGCGGCGGCGGTTCTTTAACGGGATTTGAAGTGATTTTATTTAGTATAACTATTTTACTTGGCATTACATTAGTGGATTTAACTATGGCAACTATATCCAGTGGATCACGTAAATTATTGTCGAATTCGTTTTTAAAAACTATTTCTATTATATCTTCTATTTCCATGATTGGTTTTGGAATTTATTTTGGCATCCAAGCATATCATTCCCTATTTTAACGATTTACATAATTTTTAAATCGTTCTTTTCCTATATGCATAAAAACAATAGGTAAGGTAAACATACCTTTAATAATTGATGTTATTGAGGTGTGTTTATGGAAAAGACAGATCAAAGTGAAAATATCGTTAGCAAGTGGTGTATTATTAGTTTGGCCTCTATTCCGCTTGTTATGACACTTGGAAATTCTATGCTTATTCCAGTCCTACCTGTATTGGAAGAAAAGGTCGGGATCAGTTCTTTTCAATCTAGCATGATTATTACGAGTTATTCGGTTGCAGCTATCTTTCTCATCCCTGTTGCGGGTTATTTATCCGACCGTTTTGGAAGGAAAATGATTATCTTACCTAGTTTGATACTTGCATTAATCGGAGGTCTCATAGCCGGCTTCGCATCCTGGAAAATGGATAACCCATTTACATGGATCATTATAGGACGCATATTACAAGGTGTTGGGGCTTCTGGAGCTATGCCAATTGTTTTGCCTCTTGTGGGCGATTTGTTTAAAGGGGACGATGAAAAAACAAGCTCTACTTTAGGTATTATTGAAACATCCAACACGTTTGGAAAAGTATTAAGCCCTATTCTAGGTTCTGCGTTTGCCGCTCTATTATGGTTTTTGCCTTTCTTCTCCATTTCTATATTTAGTTTAATTTCTATTGCCCTTATTTTTTTCTTTGTAAAAGTACCAAAGGAAGAAGATGAACCTGTAAAGTTAAAAGACTTTTTAAGAAATATAAAAAAAACATTTAAGCAGGAAGGAAAGTGGTTATTTTCCGTATTTCTTAATGGAATCTTCGTTATGTTTATATTATTCGGCGTACTTTTCTTTTTATCCGAGAATCTTGAAAAAGTACATCATATTAAAGGAATAAAAAAAGGATTTGTACTAGCCA is part of the Psychrobacillus sp. FSL H8-0483 genome and encodes:
- a CDS encoding LysE family transporter, which gives rise to MNSLITYFILGVSLAAPIGPVKATLLNTGIKNGFFHAWFFGLGAIATDILYMLMVYFGVGQFIDNPFMKTFLWSFGFFVLIYTGIENLLTLHTISMDPKFRKVVRLRHSFLAGLLVALLNPLTILFWLGIYGSILVGGGGSLTGFEVILFSITILLGITLVDLTMATISSGSRKLLSNSFLKTISIISSISMIGFGIYFGIQAYHSLF
- a CDS encoding MFS transporter codes for the protein MEKTDQSENIVSKWCIISLASIPLVMTLGNSMLIPVLPVLEEKVGISSFQSSMIITSYSVAAIFLIPVAGYLSDRFGRKMIILPSLILALIGGLIAGFASWKMDNPFTWIIIGRILQGVGASGAMPIVLPLVGDLFKGDDEKTSSTLGIIETSNTFGKVLSPILGSAFAALLWFLPFFSISIFSLISIALIFFFVKVPKEEDEPVKLKDFLRNIKKTFKQEGKWLFSVFLNGIFVMFILFGVLFFLSENLEKVHHIKGIKKGFVLAIPLLLLCIASFITGRKMKGELSTIKKLMVFCLIIVSASVVFVGFTKEKLILLLVVTSIVGIAIGAILPVLDAIITENIQKEERGTVSSFYSSARFIGVAAGPPVMSLVMTDYLNVTYIASSVLGLVLLFIVFKCVKVDEIDQKKNSA